The window ATGATCGGCGCGGGCTGCGGCGAAATGGTGCTCTTTGTCGGAGGCAGTTCGGCGCGCAGCGCCGCGGGCGACATGTCGCTCCCAGTGGACGCCACCGTCGTGGCGATAGTCGACAACTTTGAGCTGCCCGGCTGCAAGAGGGAGTGAAAAGATGGAATTATTAGAGGCGATAAAATGGGCCGGCGTGGTCGGCGAGG of the Cloacibacillus sp. genome contains:
- a CDS encoding EutN/CcmL family microcompartment protein, translated to MKVARVIGNIWATRKEQKLSGFTLLILQRINITTGEDDGAPIVAADMIGAGCGEMVLFVGGSSARSAAGDMSLPVDATVVAIVDNFELPGCKRE